One window of Branchiostoma lanceolatum isolate klBraLanc5 chromosome 6, klBraLanc5.hap2, whole genome shotgun sequence genomic DNA carries:
- the LOC136437596 gene encoding EEF1A lysine methyltransferase 4-like produces the protein MPTCVPITGATNVLCSHVTDVARHVWVDITKSRANVPRHTPTCVPIIDERWKMERSFEARGTRGTRCIPSSIDSLTLCFPGCGNSPLSADMYRDGFHRITNIDYSPACIRRMAHKHDNMACIRRMAHKHDNMAAMTFPDGTFEVVLEKGTLDAFMVAEISPWTVPEETAQFCLAGRFISISFAQPHFRTPLYVNDAYGWSVRTDKFGDCFHFFFYTMEHGGTLTQQQREQAHRFFHPPAVDMTPVCLSDSEEDFLRRIDISPSSSPVLKHLFSWLLPSENDLIVKVCCGTYTEVEIETSKKLLFGLCPPPDRYKKRQGANNNSSNMLDILKTLH, from the exons atgccgacctgcgtgccgattaccggcgctacgaacgtccttTGCTCGCACGTAACTGATGTTGCCCGACATGTGTGggtcgacatcacgaaatcgcgggcgaatgtACCCAGACAcacgccgacctgcgtgccgattatagACGAGCGATGGAAAATGGAGCGCTCTTTTGAGGCCCGTGGCACtcgtggtacacggtg TATTCCATCTAGTATTGATTCGTTGACCCTCTGTTTTCCAGGTTGCGGTAACAGCCCCTTGAGTGCCGACATGTACCGCGACGGTTTCCACCGCATCACGAACATCGACTACTCCCCCGCCTGCATCCGCCGCATGGCGCACAAACACGACAATATGGCCTGCATCCGCCGCATGGCGCACAAACACGACAATATGGCCGCCATGACCTTCCCGGATGGAACGTTCGAGGTCGTCCTGGAGAAAGGGACGCTCGATGCCTTCATGGTGGCAGAGATAAGCCCCTGGACGGTTCCCGAGGAAACGGCACAGTTCT GTCTCGCTGGACGGTTCATCTCCATCAGTTTCGCCCAGCCTCACTTTCGAACTCCCCTGTACGTGAACGACGCGTACGGCTGGTCCGTACGGACGGACAAGTTCGGGGACTGTTTCCACTTCTTCTTCTACACCATGGAGCACGGTGGGACACTAACCCAGCAGCAGAGGGAGCAGGCACACAGGTTCTTCCACCCTCCGGCAGTGGACATGACTCCGGTGTGTCTGTCAGACTCTGAGGAGGACTTCTTGAGGAGGATAGACATTTCTCCGTCTTCTTCTCCAGTTCTAAAACACTTGTTTTCTTGGCTTTTGCCAA GTGAAAACGACCTCATCGTGAAAGTCTGCTGTGGGACATACACTGAGGTGGAAATTGAGACAAGCAAGAAACTGCTCTTCGGTTTATGTCCTCCTCCGGATAGATACAAGAAACGTCAGGGTGCGAACAACAACTCGTCCAACATGTTGGACATTCTCAAAACCCTGCACTAA